The following are encoded in a window of Bdellovibrio svalbardensis genomic DNA:
- a CDS encoding TIGR02147 family protein: protein MLRQLTNTFLNAKKHMNLAEFLTNEFEKRKNRNIRYSLRAFAKSLNIDAGALLRIMNNKRNATPSTALILLKNLNASQVIQNEILMELNSRNASSKKSKKMEMNTFFNHEFEKYFDILHIHTMEALNLKQFQSVEQTSALAEALGVSLSRTNEAINQLIDLGAVRIKNGQYDVLYKSFSTVPIGFTSDKRKRLQKEFLKKAIDAIDDIPFELRDHSTLTIPISRKDLAAIKLILKNARLRINSLSEKRSKRDQLYNLSLALYPVVL from the coding sequence ATGCTTCGACAATTGACCAACACCTTCCTGAACGCGAAAAAACACATGAATTTAGCGGAATTCCTGACGAACGAATTCGAAAAACGAAAAAACAGAAATATAAGATACAGTCTTAGGGCCTTCGCCAAAAGTCTCAACATCGACGCCGGTGCGCTCTTGCGCATTATGAACAACAAAAGAAATGCAACACCGTCGACAGCCCTTATTCTGCTAAAAAATCTAAATGCCAGCCAAGTCATTCAAAATGAAATTCTTATGGAATTGAATTCCCGGAATGCTTCATCAAAAAAATCAAAAAAAATGGAGATGAATACTTTCTTCAACCACGAGTTTGAGAAGTACTTTGACATTTTGCATATCCATACGATGGAAGCCTTGAACTTGAAACAGTTCCAAAGTGTGGAGCAGACATCTGCCCTTGCTGAAGCTCTCGGTGTTTCCTTAAGTCGAACTAATGAGGCCATTAATCAGCTCATCGACTTAGGGGCCGTCCGTATTAAAAACGGCCAGTACGATGTACTATACAAATCCTTTTCAACTGTTCCCATTGGTTTTACCAGCGACAAAAGAAAACGTCTGCAGAAGGAATTCCTTAAAAAAGCAATAGATGCCATTGATGACATTCCATTTGAACTTAGAGATCACAGCACTCTAACGATTCCCATTTCAAGGAAGGACCTGGCAGCAATTAAGTTAATTCTGAAAAATGCCCGGCTTCGAATTAACAGCCTTTCAGAAAAGCGATCCAAACGAGATCAGCTCTACAATTTAAGTTTAGCCCTTTACCCGGTGGTACTATGA